The DNA window AAAAGATTCTACGGGAAAGAAATTCCTTCTGCCCTCCAGCGAAAGGAATTTCTTTTTGTTCGCATGTGCCCAAACAGTTTCATCCGTTGGGCAAGATTCGAGCATTTTAGCGTCGCTTCAGCTCTAATTAAGCTAAGCTCCAAACACAAGTGAAGTACTAAAAAAGATGCTAATAAGCGAGCGAGCTAGCAGATCGAGAAAGGAAAAAATTGAAAACTAAAAGGCAAGAGAGGCGGAGGCGTGGGTCGGGTGCTCACCGGGACGTGGGAGTCGCGGGCGTTGCGCTTGGGGTCGGTGGCGGAGAAGACGGTGTAGACGAGGACGAAGGTGCCGATGATCTCGGCGCCGAGCCCGGTGCCGCGGGAGTAGCCGGAGGCGAGCGagttggcgccgccgccgtaccGGTCGAAGTAGGCGCTCTGGAACGCCTTCACGAGGCCGACGCCGCAGATGGCGCCCAGGCACTGCGCCACGATGTAGAGCAGCGCGCGGACCAGGGAGACCTTGCGCGCCAGGAAGAGCCCGAAGGTGACGGCCGGGTTGATGTGGCCGCCCGAGATGCCGGCGGTGCAGTAGACGAGGACGAAGATCATGCCGCCGAAGGCCCACGCGATGCCCagcacgcccacgccgccgcacgccgcgtcggCGCCCGACGCGGCCGTGTCCGTCTGGTGCTTGTACCCGATGACGGTGGCCACGGTGATGTAcaggaacagcagcgtcgcGATGAACTCGGCGATCACGGCGCGGTACAGCGACCAGGAACCCAGCTCCGCCGCGTCGATCagcggcgccgggggcgggTCCGTGTAGTCCTTGGCCGCGaactcgccggcgccggcgccgctctCGATCACGTCGTCCTTGCCCATGGTGGCGCCTAGCTTGCCTTGAGCTTAGCTTAGCTTAGCTTAGCAGCCGCGAGGAGAGGAGAGTGAGCAGAGCAGAGATGGCTTGCAAGGAATGGGATGAGAGTGGGGGGAGTGAGAGGGAGAGGGTGGCGGTATTTATGGAGGGAGGGGAGAGTAGGTAAGTGCCAACACAGCAGTGCTGCAAGGCTGGGGGTGGGCCATGGGCGCCTGATTATTGCTTGATGGAACAGAAAATTGAGCCGTTTCCATCAATTCCGAatattttttcttcttcttcttcttggttTCTGTTGATAGGGTTGAATGCGCTTTTCTTTCTTGGTTTCCTTCTCCAATCATGCCGGTTGGATAAGCTAGCTGTTGGGTTTTGGGCTTTTCTTCTTATCTTTTTCTCTTCAGAGGAAAAAATGAATAGAAGTTTCCAGGGATGGCGTCCTGGGAAATGGAAACGAGAAGAAATGCAGTACCTAGATTACTGTTTGCAGAGAGAAATACGGTAGACCGTTGAGCGTTTGGCCCCCGCATGGAAGGTACATTTTGTTTGGTTTTCCTAGGtagtttttttttttctctGATCGTTCGATAAATCAAATTGCTAAAATTCACCGACCCACATGACTTCCATCTCTCATGTCCCTGTCCGCGGACGAGAGCCGCCGAGAAAACAGGGTTCCAATTAAGTTTGGTATGGCGCCGACCACGAGCATCCGTGACTGACAGTCACGGTGCGCGGCCAGCCACTTCCTAGTATAATCACCTCTCTCCTCAGTAATTGCGGTTGTGAAATCACCCCCGATTCTATTTAAATCATCCCAACAATCAAATGTTTTCTTTTTCTAAAAGAAAATTGGAAGAACAGCTCGACAGTTGAAATAGCGTACTGATTATATATGCATATCTCCTTTGATCTTTTGGGGAGAGGGCGTTGGTTTATATTATCGCGTAGGGGTAGTTTATACGGTGGCTAACGTAACGACCATAACCGGCGGGGATACCCGAAATCTCCTGGCCATGTGGCGGACCGGGCCGGAGCAGGATGAGCAACCACCCGCACTAGACTACTGGTCATCGTCGCTGGCAGCCGCGCGCAGCGCAAGCGCATCATTCCCGCGCTGCCCTCTCGCAATCAGTgagccgcccgcccccgccggtgTACAACACGCGATGCGCCGCACGGACCCGACCCGGtcgcgcgcggccgccggcctGCGACTACCGTGCCCGTGCGCCGCGTTGGACctgcgcgcgcggggggggggggggatggaaCTCGAGGCGACTGGGCTCGGCGGTATGCGCGCCCATGGGTGGGTTAGGTGAGTGGGCTGGGCGGCGCATGGTGGCGTACGTGATCCGGCCGGCACCGACCTGCGCGCGgcacggcgtcggcgtcggctgGCCTGCACAGACCGGAGAGAGAGCGATGCGCGCGGATGGAGTCGTGTCAGCGTAGTGCTCCTTTCCAATCTTATCCCCGGCGCCGCGCAATCATGGCGCCCTCCCGCAACGGCCTGCAGCgccggcgggcgggggcgcggccgacCGGCCAGCCTGGCCGGGCGAGGCCGCCTCTCCGTGCGCGCATGTGCGGCGCGGGCCTGGGTGGTGGACATATCAGCAGCAGGCACCAAGCAAGCCGTTGcatgcgcgcgcgcggggccggagcaggagcaggtcGCGATGAGATCAGATCATGGCTACGGCGGCTGCGTGCGATGCGGCCCGGCACCTGCACctcggcgggggcgcggcgcaaGTGGAACCGTGGCCGTCGTACGCCCCGCGCCCGCGGTCCCGCCCGGGACGCGTCGTCATGTCGCCTCCGAGCGGGGGGGACCCCGGGTGTCCGCTGCACGGTGAAAAGGTCTCTGGCGCTCAGGGGAGGCGGCCGGTGAGTCTGCGGCGCTGGCAAGAACAGCGTCAATTCCATCCCAAGTACTCACTGGTCTGGTAGATCGCAGGCCGGATCGTAGCACGGGCGACAGCACGAGAAACAAAACGGAGTACGCTGACGGGGAGGAGGAGATGGAGATCGCCCTGCACACATGCAGTTAGGCGTCACGGAGATTGTCCTGCCGATGCTGAGGACTGAGGAGGAGATCGTCCCAGCCAGGCAGCCAGGCAGGCAGGCCACAGCCGCCACGAGGACGATCGATGGGAGATCGGGGATGGTCCTGGCCAGCCTAGCTGGCTGGCCTGGCTgtggcgcgcggcgcggcgtcccCACTGCCCGCGACGGCCGCCGGATCGAACCCAATCAGCGCCGCGCCGCGGATCCCCGGGGCACGTCGCGTCGCGTCAGCACGCGCGCGGCCCGGAGCCAGGGTGGCTGGGCCACGGCGCCACCAACGTTCACCTAGCCACAGTCGCGGACGCCCAGCTACTCCTCCGTCCGGTTCTAGGCTGCTCTGGCGGTCTGGCCCGCGTGGAtgctgcggcggcggttgcAGCCAGCGCCGGTGGGCgccccccggccggccggctggcTCTGGCCAGATCTTGCAATTCCACGCACCGCCTTTTGGCTCGGGGTCGGCCTCCGCTGCGTTCCTTCCAGACCGTTCTGTTCTGCCAACCAGGCACAGAATTCCCCATCCCTATCCGCGGGCGTCTCACTGTTCCAACGGCGACGCCGACAGCGGCCGGGGCCTCGCGTCgggccgccacgccgcgcgcAGCCACACGCGCCCCTCGGCCCCTACGTGTCGCGCCTCGGCTCCCGCGCCGCAATCCCTTTTCTTCCAATCCGCCGGCCTCGAGATGCCCGCACATTGATCTCGTGCGCGCGCAGTGGAGTGCCGCACTGTTGCTCCCAGCACTGTCCCGACGCGAGGAGCGCGAGTACTCGACGACTCTGCCCTCTGCCAGTGCCATAGATGCTCTGCCCCCTCTCGTTTTCTCTGCGTGTGGTGGTGTCATGTGTTTCCTCCGTTTCTTTTCTCCGGGCGGTTTCTGGCGACGGGGGCGCCCACCTGTCCACGGGACCCCGACATGCCCGATCCCCGTATCTCCGGCCGTGGCGTGGATGAGGACGAGCTCAAGCCAAGCGGCGCCGCGCGCCATCCACAAATCGCACGGGTTAACAATCGCCCCCAAAACGGGAAAGCGCAGCGGGAGCTCCGAGACAATCCCTGTCCCTACCACCACACAGCTTAAGCGCCATCCGCAATCGCACGGATTAACAATCCTGTCTCTTCGACGGTGTCAGCATGTGCAGTCCATGCTGAGCAGCCGCATTACCTTCACCTTGGGAAGCCTTGCCACTGGCCACAAGCACGGTGTGCTGATCGTGATCCTTGCATCCGGTAGCCGCGGCAGCCTGTCAGCGTGCCTTGTTGACCCCGCATTCTCAGGCTCAGCTCCCCCAACAGAGAGGGCAGATCatcaaaagaagaaaaaaacagAGGGGGCAGATGAGGATGGAGGAGGAGGCCAGTCACGTTGCATCACGCGCTGCTGCGTGCATCTGCACTGGTGAGGTGAGATTCCTCCCCTCCACCCGGGCCTCCCTGTAGGACTGGACTGCAGCGACCTGCCTGCATGCGGGGCAGGAcgcctcctctcctcctccaaGGCGCGCGCATCCGGACCGTGCCACGTCGTCACCGGATTGCCGATCTCGGACAGGAAGTCCTGAGACGCCCGCCCGGCCCGTACTACCACTAGACGCTTCCAGAGAGCGTGGATGATGCTACTCTCGTCCCGTCTCGCTCTTCCTCCACCCTCCCTCCTGCTCTCTGTGGCCGTGCCTGTGCGTGTACGGCCGGGCATACGTTTGTTCCGCCGTGCACAGCGCCGTCACTGTACTGTGATGCCAGCGAGCGGTGTCTGTCTGCATACGTCCGTCGCCGTCAGGTCCGGACACCTCCCTTGAAAACTTTTTCCTACACCGGCCAGCACAGTACCAGCCCTGCTCCGCTACTGCGATTCGCTCCCGCGAGCCGCGACCATACCGGCGTGCCGCACGGCTCCGTTTGCTGCCGTTGGTTGGACCCAGGACGTAGAGATCTGATGGATCGATCTCTTggcaccgccgcgccgccgtctccCGCCCTCCTCAGTCTTTCGCCTCTCGGCTCTTCGCCACTTGGGCCACGGCACGGACCGCGAACGCCATCGACCGGTCGCACTCGCTCGCGGCACCCGATCgatctcctctcctctcctctcttcggGCTGCAAGCTCGCCCGTGCAAACCGTTTCCCGCACGTGTTCCATTCCACCGAAACGCTTCCTTGCAGGGCGCGCTGCCGGTCCGTGCGGAAATTATGCACGTGCTTCTTATTAATTATCAAAGCGGCACGTCTGACACTCGGCATCATGTACGTACAGGGACGCTGCATAACATTGCTGGTGCTGATGACCGGTGTACAGTTAATGCAACGGGAGAGACTTTAAATCAAAgcatatatatattcatcagGAAATCAGGAATATATAAGGCAATCGCAAGAAAAACCCAAACTCGATCACTTaaagtttatgcttaacctctttcttaagatATTTTCAAGCATGTTACGCCCGGTGTTCAAGCAAGTTCCATCCGTGCACGTACGTACACCGGCATGATGTTAGCACGTTATACTTTTATATTGTTGCCGTAAAAATCGGACGGTAAATTTTGCGGAGCCCGACACGCTAAGATTTGGGAGTCATGCTTATCTCCAGTGCAGATCTTACAAATCAGGTTTGGGGTGCCAGTCAATTTAATCTGCAATTGATAAGGAAAAACAAATTTAATCAATAAAATAATGGGGAAGGTTAGGATTCCGAATAGTTCGAAAAAATGCATCGGCTAGGACATCCGAAGCATAACACCATGCATCGGCTGTGAAGCCGATTTCACAGTGAATTAAGATTAAGAATAAAAATCTTATAGCTCAAACATATGAGTTTAGTTAAGCTAAACTTATTATCACCTTTAGTCGGATTGGATCTAACCGAGACAGCGCTAATAACAGGGCAACAAATTGAGCATAATTAATCATGCGTCTAATTATATCGGAATTTACGCTCATCGTTAAGCTTAGAATCGGCCAGGAAAGCCAATTGATACTATCAAACCATCACCTTCATGCCATCGTATCGTTAACCAGCAGGTAGATCCAGCCGACAAGACTTGCTCTAGCTTCATTGCTTAAGGATCAAACTTAACCGAGACAGCCTGAGATAACAATGATAAAGCAAGTGAATCGTCCGTAGTCCATCCGATCGGACTACACGGAAGGAAGTACAGGATAGTAGATAATTTAGTAGTAGAAGCGATAATTAACTAGTGAATCGGCTATGAAATTGCTGCTGAAATGATTAGATAAAGTCGATAGAAATTGCTGCATGAAACGATTAGATAAAGTCGATAACTCAATATGACTACCACTTGATAAATTGTGAAATCTATTAAGAACTAGCAAAGAGGTCGAATGATGCAGCTTTTCAAGAACTATAGAAATCGATAACTTGTAGATTGAACTAGATGATGCGCAGATAGCTAAAGTCCAAGCTGGAGATCGATTCGATGCAGCCCTACTTGCTAAAGAATTCGTCGAGAAAGTACTCTACTCCTACTCCTAAGGTTTTGGCAAAGTGACGAGATAAGTTTTATTAATTGATGATTATTCTTTTATAAAATCCTAAGATCTACTATTTATAGCCTGCCACTAGGACTTCTGATCGTACTCCTGATGGAACACGATCAATTACAAATTTGACTTAAATCAAAACtaccatatatatataaatatctATAAGATAAAACAAAAAACCAGACTTCTGATCGTACTCCTGATCGAACACGACCAGTtacaaatttaacttaaatcaAAACTACCATATATATAAATATCTATAAGATAAAACAAAAAAACCAGACTCCTACAAGATCTTCTGCTGATGTCATCTTCTAGTCCGATTCAAACCTCCTCTAATTGCTTCCAGACCGAGTCCATATCATCATTAACCGAGACCTCCTGACGACCTTGACTCCTCCTGAGTGTCATCAGCTTCTTTCTTTTTATAAATATTTCTGCAAAATTTCAGCGTCAAAACTATATAGTTGTATGAATGTTAGGGTGAAGTTTGGAAGGCCGCTTGGCAGATGAATCACGACTCCCACCCCCGCTTTGCTGTCTTGTCCTTAACCGTCCCTGATTGAGGTTGCTGGTGTTGAGGCACGAGTCTCGCAAAATTTGTAGCTACAAACTCGATAGACGATTCTGGTGAAGCATCACCTTAACAAGGAATAGAGCCAGCATTATCTATAGGTTATATCGCAGATGCAAACTTCGAATGGCTCGTAAGGTTGTTCAAGGTGCAAATCTTCCTTGTATAGGCTTTGCAAAATATCTCGTACATCTCTTCCTTACACTAAAGGTTTCTTTGGTAGAATTTCTTTGTAAGCGTGAGAAGTAGAGAAAAAAATGGTGGCTTCTCTTTCCTCCTTAAGAATTATGTGCTTCTAAAATTATCCAGATTGCCACTGAGAAGCTACTTTGCTAAGTATTTTTAAATTAGATTTAACTCTACTAAAAAGATAGTTCATCATTAAAGCTAAATTAAAGCTAGAGTCATTTTAGGAGGAGTCGATCGGAGCCTGCCTAACATTTCTGCTGAGCCTGAATTGCCGACGAACGATCAAGATCGGAGGGCGTCACGACTCACGATCCCGATTACTGCAGCGCAGGTCAGCATCCATTATTCCCCGCCGAGCTGTGGCGCTCCCTGCGCTGTTACGGTAAGAATGGAGGTGCCTTTCGCGCCCCTGCTTTCACGGCCACGGCACAGGCATCCATCCAGCCAGGGGAGATGGCGCGCCCACCCCACCACTTCGTGCCCAAGTCCCCACTTGGCGCCCGAAAAGCGCGGGGCGAAGCAACGCAACTAGCCGGCGTGCGAGTGCGAGATCGCTTGCAAGGCAATGCAACGCACGCCAGCGGTCTCGAGCACTAGCTACCAGCGCACGCACTCGTGGCCGCCGaaagccggccggccggccggcggtggTCGCGGCCGTGCGAGCGGAGTGAGCGGCGGGGTCGCGCATGCGTGGCTGGCGGAGGGATGATTCACCCTGTCTGCTGCTGCTCCGGCTGATGCTGACGCtgacgccgccgcggcctttTGAACGGGGGCACTTGGACGCGCCGCCGGTTCCGGGTTCCGGACAGCGGTGGGAGCTGGTGGCACGGCACGGCAAGGCTGTCTAGCTCCACGGCGGGCAGACAGATCGAACCTTGCGAAAGCATAAGGTTATTAGTCCCCGACTCCCCGTGTTGGTACACAACCCAGCACGTGGATCTTGCGTGACACTGCGGCTTCAAGGACGTGTGTGGGTGCCCTCTCAGGTTTCCCAGGTCGAAAAATTTTCTGCAAGTTTTTAAGTTCTTGAGAGCATATTCAGATCTTCACTGGATGGACGGTTGGGATGCAGTCCGTGAAGAATCGGCACCACCTCTTGGCAGATATGGGCATGGATGCTTCTGGAGACTGCCAGAAGGAGCTCAAGTTCCCGGGGCCCCACCTGCTGCTACcagagaagaaagggggagCAACGGGACCTGGAATTTTGTTAAACAAGTACGTACGCACGCCGGTGAAGGTCGTAGTCGAGCCAGCAGCCCGAGAGGAACGAGAGGGTCCTGCGTTTTGTGGCCAGGGGACGCACGGCGGTGTGACTTTCCCCGTCACCCACTGCACGGGGCCGTCGTCGCCGGCGGTCGCTGTCCGTGGCCGGTGGCGCTGGCTGGCCGGGCGAGGCGTATTTTATGGTTCTCGCCTCCGCCGTGTCCTCGGATCCTCTCTGCACATGCACGCACCGCCGATGGGATTCTCAGTCTCCAGCAGCGTCGTCACTACTGCATTCTCCCATTTTCAGAACCATGGAAAGGAACGTATCACCATATCATCATGGAGCCAAGGCCAAGCTAATGATTGCAgtgtattttttttttctttttagttTATGGAGATGATTCTTCTATCGCCTGACAGACTCCGTTGACAGAAAAAAAAACGAATACATACAACTCGATCATGTTCCACGCATGCAGCAGGTTACACATGCTCTTGAGAGAGGTTGGTTACACATGCGTGGAGATGGGATTCCAAGAACAGAGCACGCTCTTCAGGCAGCAAATGGCAAGGATGGTCCAGCAAATTTCAACGAACAAAGCCTGCAGCTGTTGCAGAAGATAAAACCGTGTAGTGGTTACGCTAAATTATAGTGTGAATACATTATCTAAATGCCATCATGGGCTTGATTAGTGCCTAATGATGATCCTGCGCTCTACCGTGGGGCTAAAGGCAGATCTTGTGTAGTGTGATGTACGTACTAGACATGTAGTGCACCGAAAGTCAGCAACTGCTGCTGGCTGCCGCATCGCCTCGTGCAGATCGGCGGCCATTCTTGCTGGCCACTCAGCTGATTATGCTTATTCCCGGTCGCAACTCCGAGCAGCAAGTGGTGACCAACTCACTGTCTGGTGTTTGTGCCGTAAAAAGAGAGAATAGTTCACTCACCGTCGTTTGGAATGTGC is part of the Panicum hallii strain FIL2 chromosome 2, PHallii_v3.1, whole genome shotgun sequence genome and encodes:
- the LOC112883628 gene encoding aquaporin PIP2-1, whose protein sequence is MGKDDVIESGAGAGEFAAKDYTDPPPAPLIDAAELGSWSLYRAVIAEFIATLLFLYITVATVIGYKHQTDTAASGADAACGGVGVLGIAWAFGGMIFVLVYCTAGISGGHINPAVTFGLFLARKVSLVRALLYIVAQCLGAICGVGLVKAFQSAYFDRYGGGANSLASGYSRGTGLGAEIIGTFVLVYTVFSATDPKRNARDSHVPVLAPLPIGFAVFMVHLATIPVTGTGINPARSLGAAVIYNKDKPWDDHWIFWVGPLVGAAIAAFYHQYILRAGAIKALGSFRSNA